The following proteins come from a genomic window of Leopardus geoffroyi isolate Oge1 chromosome A3, O.geoffroyi_Oge1_pat1.0, whole genome shotgun sequence:
- the LOC123581437 gene encoding basic proline-rich protein-like, which translates to MFKERNVQATSLKKKRRAAGLGAGRGALGKARSGGARPAPGTRPLTPAAAPRPPAGVHFSGSSGRPRGRDARWALPPRDPGWGRVARGVGGVRRGVWATRQEPAPAPGVRAPAAPRPPRSPPPRPDPRAQRGRWEGQPTALPGAGVHLEERTRSPPEAPGTRPAPRPGKVAFFSVLPAGPLPAFPRDPDLEPLGPQRTSRGGWGGLDTSGKNPPRTEVILSLGTQAPGGDKEPVRCCTGVGGPVLDPPCPSPPRLASEALGLGVTVLLDWRLTATQLGS; encoded by the exons CTGCCGGGctcggggccgggcggggggcgctCGGCAAAGCCCGGAGCGGCGGAGCGCGGCCCGCGCCCGGGACGCGACCCCTGACCCcggccgccgccccccgcccccccgccggaGTCCACTTCTCCGGGTCTTCGGGCCGACCGCGCGGCAGGGACGCGCGGTGGGCACTGCCGCCCCGGGACccgggctggggaagggtcgCGCGCGGTGTGGGCGGCGTCCGGCGAGGGGTGTGGGCCACGCGGCAGGAGCCAGCCCCCGCGCCGGGAGTTCGGGCCCCCGCGGCACCCCGGCCCCCGCGTTCCCCACCCCCGCGCCCGGATCCCCGCGCCCAGCGAGGCCGGTGGGAGGGTCAGCCAACGGCCCTGCCCGGCGCCGGCGTCCACCTCGAGGAAAGAACCAGGTCCCCACCTGAAGCGCCCGGCACCCGGCCGGCCCCGCGCCCTGGAAAGGTCGCTTTCTTCTCGGTCCTCCCCGCGGGCCCCCTCCCCGCATTCCCGCGTGACCCAGACCTGGAGCCCCTCGGGCCACAGCGGACATcgcggggcgggtgggggggtcTGGACACAAGTGGGAAGAACCCGCCGAGAACAGAGGTCATTTTGTCGCTTGGGACCCAGGCGCCCGGAGGAGACAAG GAACCTGTGAGGTGCTGCACCGGAGTCGGAGGACCTGTCCTggaccctccctgcccctcacctccacGCCTCGCCAGCGAGGCCTTGGGCCTAGGAGTCACTGTCCTCCTGGACTGGAGACTCACAGCCACCCAGCTGGGCAGTTAA